Proteins from one Paenibacillus amylolyticus genomic window:
- a CDS encoding LTA synthase family protein: MLNIYPNRASMSELTQAEQMGILGYEAYTILDRPDDLVPIAHINQADIDQLKQTTELPAIVEQGAASGRNVIMLQMESFQNFLIGLEVDGQEITPNLNQLAGQSLYFSNFYQQVGQGNTSDAEFVVNTSFYTPPNGAASTVYADKALPSLPKLMSANGYQTATFHTNDVRFWNRDQLYQALGFDQYYDIDYFGTQDSIAFSASDEVLYSKTLDKLESMQTSGDPFYAHIISMSAHHPYTLPENKVQLSLPERYKDTLPGDYLISQHYADQAVGQLIAGLKERGLWENSLFVVYGDHLGLPIYSLDRADKVLMKELYGREYTSADMINIPLMISVPGLTPGAQLEQIGGQVDILPTIAGLTGVSLEDQLHFGQDLLHEGGNLLPERYYLPSGSVLNDASLFIPAKGYGDGTHYSLADAGRQDAGKQQMAVSSEEKLQFLTDAEKVPPDFSTTNNGEVSSSRFITKEQYTRALDLVHLSNSYLSQLPDRKHAK; encoded by the coding sequence ATGCTTAACATCTATCCCAATCGGGCCAGCATGAGTGAGCTTACACAAGCAGAACAGATGGGCATCCTCGGTTACGAGGCGTATACGATTCTGGATCGACCTGATGATCTTGTGCCCATTGCACACATTAATCAGGCTGACATCGACCAACTGAAGCAAACGACCGAACTTCCTGCGATTGTGGAACAGGGTGCAGCGAGCGGACGCAACGTGATTATGCTGCAGATGGAATCGTTTCAGAATTTCCTGATTGGATTAGAGGTAGATGGACAGGAGATCACGCCAAACCTGAATCAATTGGCTGGACAGAGCCTGTATTTTTCGAACTTTTATCAGCAGGTGGGGCAAGGAAATACATCGGATGCGGAATTTGTTGTGAATACATCGTTCTATACCCCGCCGAACGGGGCAGCATCAACTGTATATGCGGATAAAGCACTGCCGAGTCTACCCAAGTTGATGTCAGCAAACGGATATCAGACAGCCACATTCCATACCAATGATGTTCGTTTCTGGAATCGGGATCAGTTGTATCAGGCACTTGGATTCGATCAATATTATGATATCGATTATTTCGGCACACAGGACTCGATCGCCTTTTCGGCCTCCGATGAAGTACTCTATTCCAAAACACTGGATAAGCTGGAGTCCATGCAGACTTCGGGTGATCCCTTTTATGCCCATATCATTTCCATGTCAGCCCACCACCCTTACACTCTGCCTGAAAACAAAGTACAGCTATCGCTCCCAGAGCGTTATAAGGATACGTTGCCGGGGGATTATCTGATATCGCAGCATTATGCGGATCAGGCGGTTGGACAGTTGATTGCGGGATTGAAGGAACGGGGATTATGGGAAAATAGTCTGTTCGTCGTGTATGGTGATCACCTGGGGCTACCCATCTATTCACTGGATCGGGCTGACAAAGTCCTGATGAAAGAGTTGTATGGTCGAGAGTATACATCTGCTGACATGATCAACATTCCACTCATGATCTCGGTCCCGGGCCTTACTCCGGGTGCACAACTGGAACAGATCGGAGGCCAGGTGGACATTCTGCCCACAATTGCCGGACTCACCGGGGTATCACTGGAGGATCAATTGCATTTTGGACAGGATCTGTTGCATGAAGGCGGGAATCTGCTGCCTGAACGATATTACCTTCCTTCCGGGTCCGTGCTGAACGATGCTTCTCTCTTCATACCGGCGAAAGGATATGGGGACGGGACACATTATTCCTTGGCTGATGCGGGCAGGCAGGATGCAGGAAAACAGCAGATGGCTGTTTCTTCTGAAGAGAAGTTGCAGTTCTTGACGGACGCAGAGAAGGTACCCCCAGATTTCTCTACAACCAATAATGGTGAGGTGTCTTCATCGCGGTTTATAACGAAAGAACAATATACTCGCGCATTGGATCTTGTTCACTTGTCCAACAGTTATTTGAGCCAGCTACCGGATCGAAAGCACGCGAAATAA
- a CDS encoding antibiotic biosynthesis monooxygenase — protein MYIYLLPSPIPDALAAYPHLTLRSEEHVRLAIESAERLMNIESDDKVSAYEAFDAAGSWTGGGYAVLNNIPVTEDGRNDFEERFKNRARKVEDEPGFVGIRVLRPLKDDTYVVLTLWQSEEHFKGWQESQAYSHAHRNRSTSEGLTAQKPAMFPRPSYVTTYTIE, from the coding sequence ATGTATATCTATTTGCTTCCATCACCGATTCCGGATGCACTTGCTGCATACCCGCATCTCACTTTGCGAAGCGAAGAGCATGTGCGTCTCGCGATTGAATCCGCAGAGCGCCTGATGAATATTGAGTCTGATGATAAAGTATCCGCATATGAAGCTTTCGATGCCGCAGGCTCCTGGACTGGCGGAGGTTACGCTGTTCTCAACAATATTCCTGTCACAGAGGATGGCCGTAACGATTTCGAAGAACGGTTTAAAAACCGTGCCCGCAAGGTAGAAGACGAGCCTGGTTTTGTCGGTATTCGTGTGCTTCGTCCTCTGAAGGATGACACCTATGTCGTACTGACACTCTGGCAGTCCGAAGAACATTTCAAAGGCTGGCAGGAATCCCAAGCCTACAGTCACGCTCACCGTAACCGCAGCACAAGCGAAGGCCTGACTGCACAGAAGCCCGCCATGTTCCCCAGACCTTCTTACGTTACAACGTACACGATCGAATAA
- a CDS encoding helicase C-terminal domain-containing protein, with translation MTTTIRISVRPLVEYVYRSGSIRPGFRNNASMQEGTRIHQRVQKEYTEEDLKEIVLETEIQHGDLTYVVEGRCDGLIRLEGQLTVDEIKSTAGNLDDLGEGLPVHWAQAMMYAYMYAVQHDEPRMQVQLTYVHSVNHEERRFRRMAEREELEQFAAEVIAGYAPYAEMIAAYEEKRDLSVRELPFPFRKYREGQRKLAGAVYKTIREGQGLMAKAPTGIGKTMSVLFPTVKAIGEGEANRLFYLTARTTTRVAAEEAFARMQSEGLKMHVISLTAKDKICFKEEEACDTGQCGMCEGYYDRINGAVLDMLEHETLMTRPVIEQYARKHRVCPFEFSLDAAYPADAVICDYNYIFDPRISLKRMLEEQKRKTVLLVDEAHNLVDRGRTMFSAELEKAVFLDVKREFQTLDSSVPAAKAIVDYTGAIDKYLITLRKNGGEEGKIIQQEAPEELIERLEPFVMVAEQCLVEGGSGNAETDQLLLDAYFTAQNFLRIAKLYDERFITYAECVRSEVRVKLFCLDPSVLLRQTAKGFRSLIHFSATLSPLRYYRDMLGAEEEDYTLQIPSPFQREQLDVRLMPLSVRYKDREQSRRPIAEMLQQLVSEWPRSNLMVFFPSYPYMREIYDTYAQLPSEADTVIQKQGMNELEREQFLEGFQPNPERTRLVFAVMGGVFSEGVDLPGDRLNGVVVVGAGLPQIGLENNVLRDYYDRTGRNGFNYAYIFPGMNKVLQAGGRLIRTEEDKGVLVLVDDRFIQEPYRSLLPEEWRDYKRI, from the coding sequence ATGACAACAACAATTCGGATATCGGTTAGACCTTTGGTGGAGTATGTGTACCGCAGTGGCAGCATACGTCCAGGGTTCCGGAACAATGCCTCGATGCAGGAGGGGACTCGAATCCATCAACGGGTACAGAAGGAGTACACGGAAGAGGATCTGAAAGAGATTGTGCTCGAAACTGAAATTCAACATGGGGATCTGACCTATGTGGTCGAAGGGCGATGTGACGGCCTGATCCGGTTGGAAGGTCAGTTAACGGTGGATGAGATCAAATCGACTGCAGGCAATCTGGATGACCTGGGTGAGGGACTTCCCGTACATTGGGCGCAGGCCATGATGTATGCCTATATGTACGCCGTTCAGCATGATGAACCACGTATGCAAGTACAGCTGACGTATGTGCATTCCGTAAACCATGAAGAAAGACGATTTCGCCGAATGGCAGAACGAGAGGAACTGGAGCAGTTTGCGGCAGAAGTGATTGCCGGTTATGCGCCGTATGCGGAGATGATTGCTGCATATGAAGAAAAGCGTGACCTCAGTGTGCGAGAGCTGCCGTTTCCTTTTCGCAAATATCGGGAAGGACAACGAAAGCTGGCAGGAGCCGTATACAAGACGATCCGTGAAGGTCAGGGGTTGATGGCTAAAGCACCAACAGGTATTGGTAAAACCATGTCCGTGCTGTTCCCTACGGTCAAAGCCATTGGCGAGGGTGAAGCGAACCGATTGTTCTATCTGACCGCGAGGACGACGACACGGGTGGCGGCAGAAGAAGCTTTTGCCCGGATGCAGTCGGAAGGCTTAAAGATGCATGTGATCAGTCTGACCGCAAAGGACAAGATATGTTTTAAGGAAGAGGAAGCTTGTGATACGGGACAGTGCGGCATGTGCGAAGGATATTATGACCGTATTAACGGGGCCGTGCTGGACATGCTGGAACATGAGACGTTGATGACACGTCCGGTCATTGAGCAGTATGCGCGCAAACATCGGGTGTGTCCGTTTGAATTCTCACTGGATGCGGCGTATCCAGCCGATGCGGTAATCTGCGATTATAACTATATTTTCGATCCGCGTATTTCTCTGAAACGAATGTTGGAAGAACAGAAGCGCAAGACGGTGTTACTGGTGGACGAGGCACATAATCTGGTCGATCGTGGTCGAACGATGTTTTCTGCGGAGCTGGAGAAAGCCGTGTTCCTCGATGTGAAAAGGGAGTTCCAAACGCTCGACAGCAGTGTGCCTGCTGCCAAAGCCATTGTGGACTATACTGGAGCCATCGATAAGTATCTGATTACCCTTCGGAAGAACGGCGGAGAAGAAGGAAAGATCATTCAACAGGAGGCGCCAGAGGAGCTGATTGAACGACTGGAGCCTTTTGTCATGGTCGCGGAGCAATGTCTGGTTGAAGGGGGTTCAGGGAATGCCGAGACGGATCAGCTGCTGCTGGATGCCTATTTCACGGCACAGAATTTTCTGCGTATTGCCAAGCTGTACGATGAACGTTTCATCACCTATGCAGAGTGCGTTCGAAGTGAAGTGCGAGTGAAGCTATTCTGCCTCGATCCTTCGGTACTGCTTCGTCAGACAGCCAAAGGATTCCGCTCCCTTATTCATTTCTCAGCTACATTGTCACCCCTTCGCTATTATCGGGATATGCTGGGTGCAGAGGAAGAAGATTATACATTGCAGATTCCCTCACCATTCCAGCGTGAACAGTTGGATGTGAGACTCATGCCCTTATCCGTGCGTTATAAAGACAGGGAGCAATCCCGGCGTCCCATTGCGGAGATGCTGCAACAGCTGGTAAGTGAATGGCCGCGCAGCAATCTGATGGTGTTTTTCCCTTCGTATCCTTATATGCGCGAGATCTATGACACCTATGCACAGCTTCCAAGTGAAGCAGATACGGTCATACAGAAGCAGGGCATGAACGAACTGGAACGGGAGCAGTTCCTGGAAGGATTCCAGCCGAACCCTGAACGAACACGATTGGTGTTTGCTGTCATGGGTGGTGTATTCTCGGAGGGTGTCGATCTGCCGGGAGACCGCTTGAATGGCGTGGTTGTAGTAGGTGCGGGGCTGCCGCAGATTGGCCTGGAGAACAACGTACTACGTGATTACTATG